Proteins encoded within one genomic window of Zetaproteobacteria bacterium:
- a CDS encoding lipopolysaccharide heptosyltransferase family protein: protein MKLLIIKLSAFGDIIHALPALDDLLARPEVREIHWLIDARYGFVAELLPPEVRPHIVRMKGRGGWRRAWGCARALRAERFDGVLELQGLIKSGLMARAVGAPAWGFDRRQSPEWPNRLLVRPVAFHPEERHVVQCYRRIAAAPFCPAPDRVPEEPLPYRPPRLHGIDALRAAGEEVVRRWRLPRHFILCHIGGSYATKRLPDGGWRRLLPLLAARAPVVVLWGGREEQLRAEAVAQGITGVRAADERLPIAQLAGLLARSRGYVGPDSGVSHLASAVGCRTVTFWGPTAPQRMGALGTADRHVVSEVPCGPCFRRRCDRFVCLPSLDVERIAAALFDVDSP, encoded by the coding sequence GTGAAGCTCCTGATCATCAAGCTCTCCGCCTTCGGCGACATCATCCACGCTCTGCCCGCACTCGACGATCTGCTGGCCCGGCCTGAGGTGCGGGAGATCCACTGGCTGATCGATGCCCGCTACGGCTTCGTCGCCGAGTTGTTGCCGCCGGAGGTGCGGCCGCACATCGTGCGGATGAAGGGACGGGGCGGCTGGCGGCGGGCATGGGGCTGCGCGCGGGCGCTGCGGGCCGAGCGCTTCGACGGCGTGCTCGAGCTGCAGGGGTTGATCAAGTCGGGGTTGATGGCGCGCGCCGTCGGGGCGCCGGCCTGGGGCTTCGACCGCCGCCAGAGCCCGGAGTGGCCCAACCGCCTGCTGGTTCGGCCGGTCGCCTTCCATCCGGAGGAGCGCCATGTGGTGCAGTGCTACCGTCGCATCGCCGCCGCGCCGTTTTGCCCCGCTCCGGATCGGGTGCCGGAGGAGCCTTTGCCCTATCGCCCGCCGCGGCTGCACGGCATCGATGCGCTGCGCGCCGCCGGGGAGGAGGTGGTGCGGCGCTGGCGGCTGCCGCGGCACTTCATCCTGTGCCATATCGGCGGCAGCTACGCCACCAAGCGGCTGCCCGATGGGGGCTGGCGCCGGCTGCTGCCGCTGCTCGCCGCGCGGGCGCCGGTGGTGGTGTTGTGGGGTGGTCGGGAGGAGCAGCTGCGGGCGGAGGCGGTGGCGCAGGGGATCACCGGGGTGCGGGCGGCGGACGAACGGCTGCCGATCGCGCAGCTGGCCGGGCTGCTGGCGCGCTCCCGCGGCTATGTCGGCCCCGACTCCGGGGTGAGCCATCTCGCCTCGGCGGTGGGTTGCCGCACGGTCACCTTCTGGGGGCCGACCGCGCCGCAGCGGATGGGCGCACTGGGTACTGCCGATCGCCATGTGGTGTCCGAGGTACCGTGCGGTCCCTGTTTCCGTCGCCGTTGCGATCGCTTCGTCTGCCTGCCGTCGCTCGATGTGGAGCGGATCGCCGCCGCTCTGTTCGACGTCGATTCACCGTAG
- the waaF gene encoding lipopolysaccharide heptosyltransferase II — MDGGLRPGGHLVIHPPNWLGDVVMAQPAMAALVAGLAPARVTLVGRPWLAELAPWLGLGAVATAEAMPRDGDLAVLFPHSIRVAWMAWRAGIPERIGFRGQWRRALLTRAPRPALDMMREHHRDYFLDLVAQMGLPIPRRHVALSVPQEAVEQGEALLRRHGLDPGRVVAIAPGAQFGGAKRYPPERYHLLARRLAAAGRQLLILGTAAERAIGEAVLPRGAEGWNGCGRTTLAQALRLLAACRLLLCNDSGLMHVAAGIGRPVVALFGATDPARTAPDGPQVRLLYRPAECSPCLQRECRVAGHPCMAALAPEEVAQAVEELLAG, encoded by the coding sequence ATGGATGGCGGGTTGAGGCCGGGCGGCCATCTGGTCATCCATCCGCCCAACTGGCTGGGGGATGTGGTGATGGCCCAGCCGGCGATGGCGGCATTGGTCGCCGGGCTGGCACCGGCGCGGGTGACGCTGGTCGGCCGGCCGTGGCTTGCCGAGCTGGCTCCATGGCTCGGTCTGGGCGCGGTGGCCACCGCCGAAGCGATGCCGCGCGACGGCGATCTGGCCGTGCTCTTCCCCCACAGCATCCGTGTCGCCTGGATGGCCTGGCGCGCCGGCATCCCCGAGCGGATCGGCTTTCGCGGCCAGTGGCGCAGGGCGTTGCTCACCCGTGCCCCCCGGCCGGCTCTGGACATGATGCGCGAGCACCATCGCGACTACTTTCTCGATCTGGTGGCGCAGATGGGGCTGCCGATTCCCCGCCGGCATGTGGCATTGAGCGTGCCACAGGAAGCGGTGGAACAGGGGGAGGCGCTGCTGCGCCGCCACGGCCTCGATCCCGGTCGGGTGGTGGCCATCGCCCCCGGGGCGCAGTTCGGCGGCGCCAAGCGCTATCCGCCGGAGCGCTACCATCTGCTGGCGCGCAGGCTTGCGGCCGCAGGCCGGCAACTGCTCATCCTCGGCACTGCGGCCGAGCGGGCGATCGGCGAGGCGGTGCTTCCCCGTGGGGCGGAGGGGTGGAACGGCTGTGGCCGGACGACGCTTGCCCAGGCGTTGCGGCTGCTTGCCGCCTGTCGGCTGTTGCTGTGCAACGACTCCGGGCTGATGCATGTCGCCGCCGGCATCGGCCGGCCGGTGGTGGCCCTGTTCGGCGCCACCGATCCGGCCCGCACCGCCCCCGACGGGCCGCAGGTGCGCCTGCTCTACCGGCCGGCGGAGTGCTCGCCCTGTCTGCAGCGGGAGTGTCGGGTGGCGGGGCACCCCTGCATGGCGGCGCTGGCTCCGGAGGAGGTGGCGCAAGCCGTCGAGGAGCTGCTTGCCGGGTGA
- a CDS encoding sterol desaturase family protein, which produces MVRRVRWPGNFALLALDVLLLRLLFPLGAAGFAALWPWGLLHMVPLPGWLAGLLAVVLLDLVIYWQHRLFHRLPLLWRLHRVHHTDPRLDVSSALRFHPLEILLSMAIKVAAIALIGAGATAVLCFEVLLNGMAMFNHGNIALPGRIERSLRRWLVTPDMHRIHHSVVAGEYNSNFGFNLSCWDRLFGSYRAAPRGGQRGMTIGLQQWRDPAACGRLGWMLRAPWMAAS; this is translated from the coding sequence ATGGTGCGCCGGGTGCGCTGGCCGGGCAACTTCGCCCTGCTCGCGCTCGATGTGCTGCTGCTGCGGCTGCTCTTTCCGCTGGGGGCGGCCGGCTTCGCTGCGCTCTGGCCGTGGGGGTTGCTCCACATGGTGCCGCTTCCCGGCTGGCTGGCCGGACTGCTCGCCGTGGTGCTGCTCGATCTGGTGATCTACTGGCAGCACCGGCTGTTCCACCGGCTGCCACTGCTGTGGCGGCTGCACCGCGTCCACCACACCGACCCCCGCCTCGATGTCAGCTCCGCGCTGCGCTTCCATCCGCTGGAGATCCTCCTCTCCATGGCGATCAAGGTGGCGGCGATCGCGCTCATCGGCGCGGGGGCGACGGCCGTGCTCTGCTTCGAGGTGCTGCTCAACGGCATGGCCATGTTCAACCACGGCAACATCGCCCTGCCCGGCCGGATCGAACGGTCGCTGCGCCGCTGGCTGGTCACCCCCGACATGCATCGCATCCACCATTCGGTGGTCGCCGGGGAGTACAACAGCAACTTCGGCTTCAACCTCTCCTGTTGGGATCGCCTCTTCGGCAGCTACCGCGCCGCCCCCCGCGGCGGGCAGCGGGGGATGACCATCGGTCTGCAGCAGTGGCGCGATCCCGCCGCCTGCGGCCGGCTGGGCTGGATGTTGCGCGCTCCTTGGATGGCGGCTTCATGA
- the bioB gene encoding biotin synthase BioB, with the protein MNAAVPRHDWSLDEVMALMELPFNDLLFRAQQVHRAVFDPNEIQRSSLLSVKSGGCPEDCKYCAQSVHNEQGVPSRGLMGVEEVVAAARRAREAGATRFCIGAAWRAPTKGRAFARVLEMIRRIKDLGMEACATLGMLDAEQAEALRAAGLDYYNHNLDSDPEFYRTIISTRRYQDRLDTLKHVRAAGLRICCGGIVGMGESRRHRAGLIVQLARMAPHPESVPINMLVPIAGTGLADAEPLDVLEFVRTIAAARITMPRSRVRLSAGRHAMSDEAQALCFLAGANSIFYGEKLLTADNADVAHDEALFARLGLRGAEGKAIPSERRLDCALC; encoded by the coding sequence ATGAACGCTGCCGTGCCGCGCCACGACTGGTCGCTCGATGAAGTGATGGCGCTGATGGAGCTTCCTTTCAACGACCTGCTGTTCCGGGCGCAGCAGGTCCACCGTGCCGTCTTCGACCCCAACGAGATCCAGCGCTCCAGCCTGCTCTCGGTCAAGAGCGGCGGTTGCCCGGAGGATTGCAAGTACTGCGCTCAGAGTGTGCACAACGAGCAGGGGGTGCCCTCGCGGGGACTGATGGGGGTGGAGGAGGTGGTGGCCGCCGCCCGCCGGGCCAGGGAGGCCGGCGCGACCCGCTTCTGCATCGGCGCCGCCTGGCGGGCGCCGACCAAGGGGCGCGCCTTCGCCCGGGTACTGGAGATGATCCGTCGGATCAAGGATCTCGGTATGGAGGCGTGCGCCACGCTGGGCATGCTCGACGCCGAGCAGGCCGAGGCGTTGCGCGCGGCCGGGCTCGACTACTACAACCACAACCTGGACAGCGATCCCGAGTTCTACCGCACCATCATCTCCACCCGCCGCTATCAGGACCGGCTCGATACGCTGAAGCATGTCCGCGCCGCCGGCCTGCGCATCTGCTGCGGCGGCATCGTCGGCATGGGCGAGAGCCGCCGCCACCGCGCCGGTCTGATCGTGCAGCTTGCGCGCATGGCGCCCCATCCCGAGTCGGTGCCGATCAACATGCTGGTGCCGATCGCCGGGACCGGTCTGGCCGATGCCGAGCCGCTCGATGTGCTGGAGTTCGTCCGCACCATCGCGGCGGCGCGCATCACCATGCCGCGCTCCAGAGTGCGGCTTTCCGCCGGGCGCCATGCGATGAGCGACGAGGCGCAGGCGCTCTGTTTCCTCGCCGGGGCCAACTCGATCTTCTACGGCGAGAAGCTGCTCACCGCCGACAACGCCGACGTGGCCCACGACGAGGCGCTCTTCGCCCGGCTCGGCCTGCGCGGCGCGGAAGGGAAGGCAATCCCCTCCGAGCGGCGGCTCGATTGCGCCCTCTGCTGA
- a CDS encoding NUDIX hydrolase — protein sequence MNCVIVRRECRYRGWFTVDAYDITHDCFDGGTMSVRRELLERGDSVGVVLYDPDAWQVLLLEQFRVGPMARGDRPWLVEIVAGVIDPGETAEEAARREALEEAGYAVGRLRRLGAPRWYPSPGACSEQVTLFLAEVARDRPARDDLGVPEEGEDIRRRWVAVEEAMAMVADGRINSALPIIALQRAFGVPPLVGAAAGRGEP from the coding sequence ATGAACTGCGTTATCGTGCGGCGTGAGTGCCGCTATCGCGGTTGGTTTACCGTCGATGCCTACGACATCACCCACGACTGTTTCGACGGCGGCACCATGTCGGTGCGGCGCGAGCTGCTCGAGCGCGGCGATTCGGTCGGCGTGGTGCTCTACGATCCCGATGCGTGGCAGGTGTTGCTGCTCGAGCAGTTCCGCGTCGGGCCGATGGCCCGCGGCGACCGGCCGTGGCTGGTCGAGATCGTCGCCGGCGTGATCGACCCCGGGGAGACGGCGGAAGAGGCGGCGCGGCGCGAGGCGCTGGAGGAGGCGGGCTATGCGGTCGGGCGGTTGCGGCGGTTGGGCGCGCCGCGCTGGTATCCCTCGCCCGGCGCCTGCTCGGAGCAGGTCACCCTCTTTCTCGCCGAGGTGGCGCGCGATCGACCCGCGCGCGACGATCTGGGCGTGCCGGAGGAGGGGGAGGATATCCGCCGCCGCTGGGTGGCGGTGGAGGAGGCGATGGCCATGGTCGCCGACGGTCGCATCAACTCGGCGCTGCCGATCATCGCCCTGCAGCGTGCCTTCGGGGTGCCGCCGCTGGTGGGTGCCGCGGCAGGAAGGGGGGAGCCTTGA
- the ilvN gene encoding acetolactate synthase small subunit, translating into MRHTITILVENESGVLTRIAGLFSARGYNIESLSVAPTLDETVSRMTLVTRGDERIIEQINKQLNKLIPVIKTEDISRLAHMERELVLVKVHARDETRAEVLRMAEVFRAKVVDVSETSYTLELTGKCGKIDAFLRMLKPIGIIEMTRTGPVGMRRGGKGFVVEEQTG; encoded by the coding sequence ATGAGACATACCATCACCATCCTGGTGGAGAACGAGTCGGGCGTGCTCACCCGTATCGCCGGCCTCTTCTCCGCCCGCGGCTACAACATCGAGAGCCTGAGCGTGGCGCCCACCCTCGATGAGACGGTGAGCCGGATGACGCTGGTCACCCGTGGTGACGAGCGCATCATCGAGCAGATCAACAAGCAGCTCAACAAACTGATCCCGGTGATCAAGACCGAGGACATCTCGCGTCTGGCCCACATGGAGCGCGAGCTGGTGCTGGTCAAGGTGCATGCCCGGGACGAGACCCGCGCCGAGGTGCTGCGCATGGCCGAGGTCTTCCGCGCCAAGGTGGTCGATGTCTCCGAGACGAGCTACACACTCGAGTTGACCGGCAAGTGCGGCAAGATCGACGCCTTCCTGCGCATGCTCAAGCCGATCGGCATCATCGAGATGACCCGCACCGGCCCGGTGGGGATGCGGCGCGGCGGCAAGGGGTTCGTGGTCGAAGAGCAAACAGGATGA
- a CDS encoding sensor histidine kinase has product MRAISSGEPWRGRVVVIRPDESRFPASISAAPVRLRKGRRILHAVLTMEDITDYELANHDLQERKKHEAMRTMVAGISHDFNNLLSGMVGNAYLLRKAVREDPKAMRRLATLEEALEEATAIIQGLVVYARGEEDGSGVLPLFPFVKEWCKEVRSQLPEGVELQLQLQPGHYPMRGDVALLKQVLTAVADNAVDALAGCERPRIAVSFGPEEESAVPEPLRGRGRVARLDVADSGCGIPGRLMERIWQPFFTTKPQGNGLGLTVARENMARLGGVMTVDSTEGEGTTVSLWLPLAG; this is encoded by the coding sequence ATGCGGGCGATCTCCAGCGGCGAGCCGTGGCGCGGTCGGGTGGTGGTGATCCGGCCTGATGAGAGCCGTTTTCCCGCCTCGATCAGCGCCGCACCGGTTCGTCTGCGCAAGGGGCGGCGCATCCTGCATGCGGTGCTGACCATGGAGGACATCACCGACTACGAGCTGGCCAACCACGATCTGCAGGAGCGCAAGAAGCACGAGGCGATGCGCACCATGGTCGCGGGAATCTCCCATGATTTCAACAACCTTCTCTCCGGCATGGTGGGCAACGCCTACCTGCTGCGCAAGGCGGTGCGGGAGGATCCGAAGGCGATGCGGCGGCTGGCGACCTTGGAGGAGGCGCTGGAGGAGGCGACCGCGATCATCCAGGGGTTGGTGGTCTATGCCCGTGGGGAGGAGGACGGTTCCGGCGTGCTGCCGCTCTTCCCCTTCGTCAAGGAGTGGTGCAAGGAGGTGCGCTCGCAGCTGCCCGAGGGGGTGGAGCTGCAGCTCCAGCTCCAGCCGGGTCACTATCCGATGCGCGGAGACGTCGCGCTGCTCAAGCAGGTCTTGACCGCGGTGGCCGACAATGCGGTCGACGCCCTGGCCGGCTGCGAGCGGCCCCGCATCGCCGTCTCGTTCGGGCCGGAGGAGGAGTCGGCGGTGCCCGAGCCGCTGCGCGGTCGGGGAAGAGTGGCCCGCCTCGATGTGGCGGATAGCGGTTGCGGCATTCCCGGGCGGCTGATGGAGCGGATCTGGCAGCCGTTCTTCACCACCAAGCCGCAAGGCAACGGGCTGGGGCTGACCGTCGCGCGGGAGAACATGGCCCGCCTCGGCGGGGTGATGACGGTCGATTCGACCGAAGGGGAGGGGACCACCGTTTCGCTCTGGCTGCCGCTGGCCGGTTGA
- a CDS encoding PAS domain-containing protein yields the protein MSVDLSLFDHVQEGVVVADAGLVVRHWNSVIARWSGIDPSDAVGRPLIALAPKLEDDRYRRPVEAVIARGSPVTFSAAIHHYIIPCPGKEPGEFRQQDTVVCPLPVDGATMALFSVVDRTDHIANLRGLQQANVKLRRTVRLRRESDRINMMLAAGMDNAAEAILVVDHRGRLEYANPMFYRLAQLEIPSVKGQLLTEILRTDQGGAAPSRGDAGDLQRRAVARSGGGDPA from the coding sequence ATGAGCGTCGATCTCTCCCTGTTCGATCACGTTCAGGAGGGTGTGGTGGTGGCCGACGCCGGGCTGGTGGTGCGCCACTGGAACAGCGTGATCGCCCGCTGGAGCGGGATCGACCCCTCCGATGCGGTCGGGCGGCCGCTGATCGCGCTGGCCCCCAAGCTGGAGGATGATCGCTACCGCCGACCGGTGGAGGCAGTGATCGCTCGCGGTTCTCCGGTCACCTTCTCCGCCGCGATCCACCACTACATCATTCCCTGCCCCGGCAAGGAGCCGGGGGAGTTCCGCCAGCAGGACACGGTGGTCTGCCCGCTCCCCGTCGACGGCGCCACCATGGCGCTCTTCTCGGTGGTCGACCGCACCGACCACATCGCCAACCTGCGGGGGCTGCAACAGGCCAACGTCAAGCTCAGGCGCACCGTGCGGCTGCGGCGGGAGAGCGACCGGATCAACATGATGCTGGCGGCGGGGATGGACAACGCCGCCGAGGCGATCCTGGTGGTCGATCATCGCGGGCGGCTGGAGTACGCCAATCCGATGTTCTATCGCTTGGCGCAGCTGGAGATCCCCTCCGTCAAGGGGCAGCTCTTGACTGAGATCCTGCGCACCGACCAGGGGGGAGCAGCTCCATCGCGAGGTGATGCGGGCGATCTCCAGCGGCGAGCCGTGGCGCGGTCGGGTGGTGGTGATCCGGCCTGA
- a CDS encoding response regulator, whose protein sequence is MARILIAEDSAYMRRLIRSILERGGHSVEEAVNGDDCLRRLDGVQPDLLLLDLVMPERDGISVLGRLKKQGSRLPVIVLTADIQESVRRGCLDLGAVDFLNKPPKEGPLLAAVDRALESGEGDGS, encoded by the coding sequence ATGGCCCGGATACTGATTGCCGAGGATTCGGCCTACATGCGGCGGCTGATCCGTTCCATCCTCGAGCGGGGCGGCCACTCGGTGGAGGAGGCGGTCAATGGCGATGACTGTCTGCGCCGGCTCGATGGGGTTCAGCCCGATCTGCTGCTGCTCGATCTGGTTATGCCGGAGCGTGACGGCATCAGCGTGCTCGGTCGGCTCAAGAAGCAGGGCAGCCGGCTGCCGGTGATCGTGCTGACCGCCGACATTCAGGAGTCGGTGCGTCGTGGCTGCCTCGATCTGGGGGCGGTCGATTTTCTCAACAAGCCGCCGAAAGAGGGGCCGTTGTTGGCCGCGGTCGATCGCGCACTGGAGAGCGGGGAGGGGGACGGATCATGA
- a CDS encoding nuclease, translating to MLFAAALLLAPGSPRPLCAGTLSTVGSGRWVTVAEVFDGDTFRTLDGERVRLLGINAPEVAHRDAPAQPLGDAAGEALRRRITGRVVRLAFDRERRDVYGRLLAQVYTRDGTWINGWMVAQGWAHVYTFVPNLRWAAALLRLERRARGAGRGIWADPRWRVLDAGELRPGLLGQFRLVRGRVDRVGRRGRDFYLGALHVTVPKKFRDYFHFPLPVQRGDPVVVRGKIRAGVRGGWFISLHAPTDLEVAP from the coding sequence CTGCTTTTCGCGGCGGCTCTGCTCCTGGCACCGGGGTCGCCGCGGCCGCTCTGCGCGGGCACCCTCTCCACCGTGGGCAGCGGCCGTTGGGTGACCGTGGCCGAGGTCTTCGACGGGGACACCTTCCGCACCCTCGACGGCGAGCGGGTACGCCTGCTGGGGATCAACGCCCCGGAGGTGGCCCATCGCGACGCGCCGGCCCAGCCGCTCGGCGATGCCGCCGGGGAGGCGTTGCGCCGGCGCATCACCGGCCGGGTGGTTCGGCTGGCCTTCGACCGCGAGCGGCGCGACGTGTATGGCAGGTTGCTGGCGCAGGTCTACACCAGGGACGGGACGTGGATCAACGGCTGGATGGTGGCCCAGGGGTGGGCGCACGTCTACACCTTCGTGCCCAACCTGCGTTGGGCGGCCGCCCTGTTGCGGCTGGAGCGGCGTGCCAGAGGTGCCGGGCGGGGGATCTGGGCCGATCCGCGCTGGCGGGTGCTCGATGCCGGGGAGTTGCGCCCGGGGTTGCTCGGCCAGTTTCGCCTCGTGCGCGGGCGGGTGGATCGGGTCGGCCGGCGCGGACGCGATTTCTACCTCGGTGCGCTCCATGTCACGGTGCCGAAGAAGTTTCGCGACTACTTCCATTTTCCCTTGCCGGTGCAGCGGGGTGATCCGGTGGTGGTTCGTGGCAAGATTCGCGCCGGCGTCCGGGGTGGCTGGTTCATCTCGCTGCACGCCCCCACCGATCTGGAGGTTGCCCCGTGA
- a CDS encoding oligoribonuclease, which translates to MSGAATRSKLVWLDLEMTGLDPERDTILEIATVITDDELEIVAEGPDLVVHQPESVLEGMDAWCRAHHGASGLTERVRASTVSLADAERRTLEFVAAHTERRSAPLCGNSIHQDRRFLRRYMPELEAWFHYRIIDVSTVKELVSRWYGPEAVPEKAEGHRAMEDVRESIAELRHYRSVAFLPRR; encoded by the coding sequence ATGAGCGGTGCGGCGACCAGAAGCAAGCTCGTCTGGCTGGATCTGGAGATGACCGGGCTCGATCCGGAGCGGGATACCATCCTGGAGATCGCCACCGTGATCACCGACGACGAGCTCGAGATCGTCGCCGAAGGGCCCGATCTGGTGGTACATCAGCCCGAGTCGGTGCTGGAGGGGATGGATGCCTGGTGTCGCGCGCACCACGGCGCCTCCGGGCTGACCGAACGGGTGCGCGCATCCACCGTCTCGCTGGCCGATGCGGAGCGGCGGACGCTGGAGTTCGTCGCCGCCCACACCGAGCGGCGCAGCGCACCGCTCTGCGGCAACTCGATACATCAGGATCGGCGCTTCCTCCGGCGTTACATGCCGGAACTCGAGGCGTGGTTCCATTACCGCATCATCGACGTCAGCACGGTCAAGGAGCTGGTCTCCCGCTGGTACGGCCCGGAGGCGGTGCCGGAGAAGGCGGAGGGGCACCGTGCGATGGAGGATGTGCGCGAGTCGATCGCCGAGTTGCGCCACTACCGGAGCGTCGCCTTCCTCCCCAGACGTTGA